The window AAGCAAGGGTCGCCCCCACTAGCGAGGGCCAACCATgttggccacaagtgagggacgGCCTCGCTTAAGCATGGCGACCCTTGCCCAGGGGCCATCTGTGAGGTCGGCCCTAACCGAGTCCTAGGCGAGGGCAGTCGACGAGGTTGCCCAGCCCTTGTTGGCCTCACCTGGGGCCAGCACAGGCCGACCTCGCGAATGGCCCCTAGGCGAGGGTCGCCATACCCAGGTGAGGCCATCCCTCACCAAGCCCTTTGTGGGCATCACCAATGGCCGACTGGCCACCagcgaaaaggaagaagaaccagccaaaaaaatggaaaaaaaaaaaaaaaaaaaaggaggaataCCCTTGATGTTGGAAAaacaagtccttatttgaaacatacATAATCACTtcggctcttatttgaaataaacataaccactttaggtccttatttgaaataacatccactttagattcttatttgaaaaagtgaAAGCACTTGaggtttttatttaaaacaagattcactcgggtccttatttgagaaaaataaagtaCTTCGGgtccctttttaaaattttcccaaaatatatTAGAATAGCATCACTAGAAAgagattattaaaattattGGAAATAAGAATCggattttcaaaatagaaaacacTACAACTATTGTAGCCCACCTCAGATAGACTATAGGAGCGAATAACGAAAAGAAcctgaaattttatttgaagaTTGGAGTTattaaaatatgatatttattttgtaGTGTAAATGTGAGGCACAGGTTCCTTTTGAACGTAGATCATTCTTCTAAAAATTGCTTTTATAAAATGCATAACAAGAATCACAGAAACTGCAAATCAAATATGGCAGGGCACTTGACAACTGTATAAAATCTGCATGGAAaatcaagatattatcttataaagtatatttaaaaagtgaaaatacaAATCCAAATAAGTACTAGTGGGGTTTTATTAAGGAGAATCAGCCAATTAGTCATATGAAGTTTCGAGATTGGCTGCAAGACGAATTTTTAAAGGATATATTTGGGGGCAAAGGTCAAGACCACTGAAAATCATTAACTAACTGATGAAttctagcaaaaaaaataaggtagcaaaaaaaaaaaaacaatttacaaAGATAAATTACTTGGGTGTATCGGCCTACGTCAGATCTATTATAGTCCCATGCACATCAGGCCTTCCTCAGGCCCATTAGCCCAATTACATAATCGAATATTAATTCACTGTCCATTAATTTTTGCAttagatataaaaataaattagaagcACGCGAACAACTACTTTTTAGTGTTCATAATTGATAATGATTCTCATGAGGaatattattcaaaaagtcataaacttattatacatcAACCGATCTAGTtgtaaatctttcaattatatgACGGGAGTCACTAAAATTCCCCCCCAACCCTCaatagtcaaaaagaaaaagaaaaaaagtcaataaataaattctcgaatttctaaaaaaaaaattgcaaaacttgtCCAAATTAGCACCAGTCATCCTATGTTAATGTCGAATGATCGGTGTTCATATATGtgatatttaatcaaaattagtcGGAATGATTACATTGGCAAactgttaaaatatttaaaactaaattggtataattagaagatttagaattgaattagtcaccatataataggtttaacaCTTTTTTGGCAAATATTCCGACTCCCTTGTTTAGCTTTTtgaggtggagagagagagagagagggggagggaagGAGGGTAGGAGAGTAATACTAATATGCATTAGTATTTATTCTATTGAAACTGTCGTATGCAACAGGGGCTACTGAATGTGAGCAAACATGGAACGGTGGAGCTATTGACGGACGAGGCGGAAGGCGTGAAGTTCAAACTCACGGACGCCGTGGCTGTGGCCACTGACGGGACAATATACTTCACCGACGCCTCGTACAAGTACACCTTCGGGGAGTTCATTTGGGACATTCTGGAGGGTCGGCCGCATGGGAGGCTCTTGAGCTATGACCCTGCAACCAAAGAGACCCAGGTGCTGGCTCAGGATCTCTACTTCCCCAATGGCATCGCGCTCTCGCCCAACCAAAGCTTCGTGATCTTCTGCGAAACCGTCATGTGAGTTCGACGCGATGTTTACAAAGACTTCCTTTTGCCAAAAAAACCTTCACGAATTGATGGTTGATAAATACGGACGATTTGCATTCTTCAGGAGGAGGTGTAAGAGGTACTACATAAATGGCGAGCGAAAAGGGCATATCGACACATTCATTGGCGGTTTGCCGGGATATTCGGATAACATCAGATATGATGGAGAAGGCCATTACTGGATCGCACTCGCCTCGGTGAGTCTGTCATTGTCAATGAGTTTCTTGTCTATTATTCTTCTATTGTGAATGTAAATTGCAATTCTAGTTAACTGAGTGTCTGCTTATTAGCTAATTCAGCGTTCCTATACGTTTCTGGCGTTGTTTCAACTTGAACAATCTCCGGTGCGATTCAACAGCATCATGCACTGCTCAATGAacatgcatgatgcattgaatCTTCCTTCGCATAACATATGAATTGGTTTCATAGGGGACCTCAGTGACAGGGGATTTGGCGTTCAAGTATCCCTTCATAAGGAAAGCAGCCGCGATCTTGGAGAGACTGAACTGGCGGCCGGCGATGGAGAAGAACGGTGGGGTTTTTCAGGTCGACTCGGAGGGAAAGCCGGTCGCGCATTACTACGATCCTCAACTGTCGTTGATATCGAGCGGGAACAAGATTGGTGACTACTTGTACTGCGGCTCCCTTCACTATCCTCACATCCTTCGCCTCAAATTAGATTAGAGGCCTCTGGTTTTAATTAAGGGTACATTTATTTTACTAAAAGtctcataataaataaaaaatactttctagaaaaatgattaattttatttgtatgGTAATTTTAAGgagattgattttcttctttccagACGGAAAGAGAGGtcgttttcctaaatttatacTTATCATTTTCagtcaacaattttttttttcaaaaattaattaattttccatcGTTCATTATGGTCTCCCTTCTAAGTTGTGCTTGACGTGGATCGGTCAAATGAGACGAGGATGTTCCTTATCATGTTAGTGAAtattgtcaattaaatataatccGTCGGCCATTCGGGTATGACAAGGTCCTGAAGTCA of the Eucalyptus grandis isolate ANBG69807.140 chromosome 10, ASM1654582v1, whole genome shotgun sequence genome contains:
- the LOC104422831 gene encoding protein STRICTOSIDINE SYNTHASE-LIKE 6; translated protein: MSASRTDSTPPPPTRSALKSSLAVTLLSVLAPILAVTVLYRHEPFDPASLPIHKLPGTVAAPMQNGRVLGSAEMVGAGQVVGPEDVEHDPASGIIYVGCADGWVKRVKVGESAGDAVVEDWVNTGGRPLGLALGRDGELIVCDAYKGLLNVSKHGTVELLTDEAEGVKFKLTDAVAVATDGTIYFTDASYKYTFGEFIWDILEGRPHGRLLSYDPATKETQVLAQDLYFPNGIALSPNQSFVIFCETVMRRCKRYYINGERKGHIDTFIGGLPGYSDNIRYDGEGHYWIALASGTSVTGDLAFKYPFIRKAAAILERLNWRPAMEKNGGVFQVDSEGKPVAHYYDPQLSLISSGNKIGDYLYCGSLHYPHILRLKLD